A single genomic interval of Amycolatopsis albispora harbors:
- a CDS encoding YhgE/Pip domain-containing protein codes for MSSVRIALNELRRLTAGKLPKLAMLALVLVPLLYASFYLYANYDPYGRLNKLPAAVVSADIGATDSEGTQRNIGREVTDELVGSGTFQWHEVSAEEAQNGVRDDKYSFAITIPREFSTALLSTGNFQPQQATITLTTNDANNYLSGTIADQVAEQVRATIAEKVGSEAADRFLVGFSTIYGKIEEASRGATQLADGAGQLVSGQQQLADGASQLSTGSTQLSTGLNTLRDSTKELPSKSKQLADGASQVAAGNAKVASAAQVAAGASTDLQNSLDNANGQLAQALRNGGLSEEEVQHALSVLGQLRKPVDDANAKIQQANSDLSRLADGARQVSEGAAQLAASAPTLVDGIGKAADGAQQLVDGSSKLATGEQDALKGSTQLRDGANQLRDGLGAGLKEIPNPDDPTRQATANTIADPVAVNSVGVASAGTYGAGLAPFFIALATWIGAFVLFLLLRPLSTRALTAGASPVRVAVGGWLASALLGIAQVIVLFGAVTWLVGIHVAHPLGAIGFAILVSLSFTAIVHALNALFGAVGKFLGLVLLVLQLVSAGGTFPWQTIPDALYPLHIVLPMGYAIDGFRHLLYSGASLQILGDIGVLVAYLVGALAVSAYAASKRRMWTVSQLKPELSL; via the coding sequence GTGAGCAGCGTCCGGATCGCCCTCAACGAACTGCGGAGGCTGACCGCCGGGAAGCTGCCCAAGCTGGCGATGCTCGCGCTGGTGCTGGTCCCGCTGCTCTACGCCTCGTTCTACCTGTACGCGAACTACGACCCGTACGGCAGGCTGAACAAGCTGCCCGCCGCGGTGGTCTCCGCCGACATCGGCGCCACCGACAGCGAGGGCACCCAGCGCAACATCGGCCGCGAGGTGACCGACGAGCTGGTCGGCTCGGGCACCTTCCAGTGGCACGAGGTGTCCGCGGAGGAGGCGCAGAACGGGGTGCGCGACGACAAGTACTCGTTCGCCATCACCATTCCCCGCGAGTTCTCCACCGCGCTGCTGTCCACCGGCAACTTCCAGCCGCAGCAGGCCACCATCACGCTGACCACCAACGACGCCAACAACTACCTGTCCGGCACCATCGCCGACCAGGTGGCCGAGCAGGTGCGCGCGACGATCGCGGAGAAGGTGGGCAGCGAGGCCGCGGACCGGTTCCTGGTCGGCTTCTCCACCATCTACGGCAAGATCGAAGAGGCCTCGCGCGGCGCGACGCAGCTCGCCGACGGTGCCGGGCAGCTGGTCAGCGGGCAGCAGCAGCTGGCGGACGGCGCGAGCCAGCTCTCCACCGGCAGCACCCAGCTGTCCACCGGGCTCAACACACTGCGCGACAGCACGAAGGAACTGCCGTCGAAGTCGAAGCAGCTCGCCGACGGCGCGAGCCAGGTCGCGGCGGGCAACGCGAAGGTCGCCTCGGCCGCGCAGGTGGCCGCGGGCGCGTCCACCGACCTGCAGAACTCGCTGGACAACGCGAACGGGCAGCTGGCGCAAGCGCTGCGCAACGGCGGGCTCAGCGAAGAGGAGGTGCAGCACGCGCTCAGCGTGCTCGGCCAGCTGCGCAAGCCGGTGGACGACGCGAACGCGAAGATCCAGCAGGCGAACAGCGATCTGAGCAGGCTCGCCGACGGCGCCCGCCAGGTCTCCGAGGGCGCCGCGCAGCTCGCCGCGTCGGCACCGACCCTGGTCGACGGCATCGGCAAGGCCGCGGACGGCGCGCAGCAGCTGGTCGACGGCTCGTCGAAGCTGGCCACCGGCGAGCAGGACGCGCTCAAGGGCAGCACGCAGCTGCGTGACGGCGCCAACCAGCTCCGCGACGGCCTCGGCGCCGGGCTGAAGGAGATCCCGAACCCCGACGACCCGACCCGGCAGGCCACCGCGAACACCATCGCCGACCCGGTGGCGGTCAACTCGGTCGGCGTGGCCTCGGCGGGCACCTACGGCGCCGGGCTGGCCCCGTTCTTCATCGCGCTGGCCACCTGGATCGGCGCGTTCGTGTTGTTCCTGCTGCTGCGGCCGCTCTCGACCAGGGCGCTGACCGCGGGCGCGTCGCCGGTGCGGGTGGCCGTCGGCGGCTGGCTGGCCTCGGCGCTGCTCGGCATCGCGCAGGTGATCGTGTTGTTCGGCGCGGTGACCTGGCTGGTCGGCATCCACGTGGCGCACCCGCTGGGCGCGATCGGCTTCGCCATCCTGGTCTCGCTGTCGTTCACCGCGATCGTGCACGCGCTGAACGCGCTGTTCGGCGCGGTCGGCAAGTTCCTCGGCCTGGTGCTGCTGGTGCTGCAGCTGGTCAGCGCGGGCGGGACCTTCCCGTGGCAGACCATCCCGGACGCGCTGTACCCGCTGCACATCGTGCTGCCGATGGGCTACGCCATCGACGGGTTCCGGCACCTGCTCTACAGCGGGGCGTCACTGCAGATCCTCGGGGACATCGGGGTGCTGGTCGCCTATCTGGTCGGCGCGCTCGCGGTGTCCGCGTACGCGGCCAGCAAGCGTCGCATGTGGACGGTGTCGCAGCTGAAGCCGGAGCTGAGCCTGTGA
- a CDS encoding TetR/AcrR family transcriptional regulator, translating to MSARADATRRRLFEATLKLATDRGLVGLTVDEIAAEAGVAKGTVYYNFGSKDGLIDALLRYGVGQLADRLREAAAPADPVEALESQVDSALRFIAEYPGFSQILVSEMWRTPGQWHETLSLLREEIISIVKEQLQRVADAGRLPDGVQIPTAAAGLFGTLLVVALDWQVFQRQRSRDEVRESVMVLIRGLAR from the coding sequence GTGAGCGCCAGGGCCGACGCCACCCGGCGCAGGCTGTTCGAGGCCACCCTGAAGCTGGCCACCGACCGCGGCCTGGTCGGGCTGACCGTGGACGAGATCGCGGCCGAGGCCGGGGTGGCCAAGGGCACCGTGTACTACAACTTCGGCAGCAAGGACGGGCTGATCGACGCGCTGCTGCGCTACGGCGTCGGCCAGCTCGCCGACCGGCTGCGCGAAGCGGCCGCGCCCGCTGACCCGGTCGAGGCACTGGAGTCCCAAGTGGACAGTGCGCTCCGGTTCATCGCCGAGTACCCCGGCTTCTCGCAGATCCTGGTCAGCGAGATGTGGCGGACGCCGGGCCAGTGGCACGAAACGCTGTCGCTGCTGCGCGAGGAGATCATCTCCATCGTCAAGGAGCAGTTGCAGCGCGTCGCCGACGCTGGACGCCTGCCCGACGGCGTGCAGATCCCGACCGCGGCGGCCGGGTTGTTCGGCACGCTGCTGGTGGTGGCGCTGGACTGGCAGGTGTTTCAGCGGCAGCGCAGCCGGGACGAGGTCCGCGAGTCGGTGATGGTGCTGATCAGGGGCCTCGCGAGGTGA
- a CDS encoding PD40 domain-containing protein, producing the protein MRFGVKVWTALGATVLLGGAATIYTLDAMAGNPTRARPDVTVAVDHSGPPDLLEPGRLLFRTTAPGPDHGKVASVALADPGGPRRISQLACDRFHTEAGTGVCLATAPGLMPSAVALRVDERLRETERVEVAGIPSRAKLSAGGRMATWTTFVTGDSYTQGTGFSTRTAILDRRDGAYLSNIEGIPLTVDGRPYQAEDVNVWGAGFTADGSRFYATVSTAGRTHLLEGDYDAWTARTLAENAECPSLSPDGRRLAIKKRVSDDAARPWREYVLDLETLRETPLAETRSVDDQVVWLDEHTVAYELPRDGGSDIWAVPADGSGAPRLLVPWGSSPSVTSRGP; encoded by the coding sequence ATGAGGTTCGGGGTCAAGGTGTGGACCGCGCTCGGCGCCACCGTGCTGCTCGGCGGGGCGGCCACGATCTACACGCTCGACGCGATGGCGGGAAATCCGACGCGGGCACGGCCGGACGTCACCGTCGCGGTCGACCACAGCGGCCCGCCCGACCTGCTCGAACCGGGCCGCCTGCTGTTCCGCACCACCGCGCCGGGACCGGACCACGGCAAGGTCGCCTCGGTCGCGCTGGCCGATCCCGGCGGGCCGCGGCGGATCAGCCAGCTCGCCTGCGACCGGTTCCACACCGAAGCCGGGACCGGGGTGTGCCTGGCGACCGCGCCGGGCCTGATGCCCAGCGCGGTCGCGCTGCGGGTGGACGAGCGGCTGCGCGAGACCGAACGCGTGGAGGTCGCGGGCATCCCGAGCCGGGCGAAGCTGTCCGCCGGCGGCCGCATGGCCACCTGGACCACCTTCGTCACCGGCGACTCGTACACCCAGGGCACCGGGTTCTCCACGCGCACCGCGATCCTGGACCGCCGGGACGGCGCGTACCTGAGCAACATCGAGGGCATCCCGCTCACCGTGGACGGCAGGCCGTACCAGGCCGAGGACGTCAACGTCTGGGGCGCGGGCTTCACCGCCGACGGCAGCCGCTTCTACGCCACCGTGTCCACCGCCGGGCGGACCCACCTGCTCGAAGGCGACTACGACGCGTGGACCGCGCGCACCCTGGCCGAGAACGCCGAATGCCCGTCGCTGTCACCGGACGGCAGGCGGCTGGCGATCAAGAAACGCGTTTCCGACGACGCCGCGCGGCCGTGGCGCGAGTACGTGCTCGACCTGGAAACCCTGCGGGAGACGCCGCTGGCCGAGACGCGCAGCGTCGACGACCAGGTGGTCTGGCTGGACGAACACACCGTGGCCTACGAACTGCCGCGGGACGGCGGCTCGGACATCTGGGCCGTGCCCGCCGACGGTTCCGGTGCCCCAAGGCTGCTGGTGCCGTGGGGCTCGTCCCCGTCGGTCACCTCGCGAGGCCCCTGA
- a CDS encoding MFS transporter, with product MYIASARETGLEARPDGAGRRVAGNVFALGAVSLVTDVSSEMVTAVLPLYLVLQLGFSPLQFGILDGLYSGVTAFVRIAGGTLADRWQRRKLVAGLGYGISAVAKLGLLGVTGSATSMGLVLAADRTGKGLRTAPRDALISLSSDPGTLGRAFGVHRAMDTVGAFLGPLVAFLLLWAVTGGYQAVFFVSFCVATLGVVLLVLFVRDHREPVDRRSSVSPRAAFGLLRDRGFRRICGWAALFGLATVGDAFVYLLLQDRLSIEPAYFAVLPLGTAGIYLLLAVPLGRVADRIGRWKVFVAGHLALLAAYTLLLGAADGLWLVVASLTAHGLFYACTDGVLMAAAGPLLPAGLRTSGLAVLQTGQALAKLASSVLFGAAWTLWGMRPALYLAAGALAVVVVAALIVRPLRAERGAV from the coding sequence GTGTACATCGCATCGGCGCGGGAAACCGGCCTCGAAGCGCGGCCGGACGGCGCCGGGCGCCGCGTGGCTGGCAACGTGTTCGCCCTCGGCGCGGTCAGCCTGGTCACCGACGTCTCCTCGGAGATGGTGACCGCGGTGCTCCCGCTGTACCTGGTGCTGCAGCTGGGTTTTTCGCCGCTGCAGTTCGGCATCCTGGACGGGCTGTACTCCGGGGTGACCGCGTTCGTGCGGATCGCCGGCGGCACGCTCGCCGACCGCTGGCAGCGTCGCAAGCTGGTGGCCGGGCTCGGCTACGGCATCTCCGCCGTGGCCAAGCTCGGCCTGCTCGGGGTGACCGGCTCGGCCACCTCGATGGGGCTGGTGCTGGCGGCCGACCGGACCGGCAAGGGCCTGCGCACCGCCCCTCGTGACGCGCTGATCTCGCTGAGCAGCGATCCCGGCACGCTCGGCCGCGCGTTCGGCGTGCACCGCGCGATGGACACCGTCGGCGCCTTTCTCGGGCCGCTGGTCGCCTTCCTGCTCCTGTGGGCGGTGACCGGCGGTTACCAGGCGGTGTTCTTCGTCAGCTTCTGCGTCGCGACGCTGGGTGTGGTGCTGCTGGTGTTGTTCGTCCGGGACCACCGGGAGCCGGTCGACCGGCGAAGCTCGGTTTCGCCGCGGGCGGCGTTCGGCCTGCTGCGTGATCGCGGGTTCCGGCGGATCTGCGGCTGGGCGGCGCTGTTCGGCCTGGCCACCGTCGGTGACGCGTTTGTCTACCTGCTGCTGCAGGACCGGCTGTCCATCGAGCCGGCCTACTTCGCGGTGCTGCCGCTGGGCACCGCCGGGATCTACCTGCTGCTGGCCGTGCCGCTGGGCCGGGTCGCCGATCGGATCGGCCGCTGGAAGGTGTTCGTGGCCGGTCACCTCGCGCTGCTCGCGGCCTACACGCTGCTGCTCGGCGCGGCGGACGGGCTGTGGCTGGTGGTGGCGAGCCTGACCGCGCACGGCCTGTTCTACGCCTGCACCGACGGGGTGCTGATGGCCGCGGCCGGCCCGCTGCTGCCCGCCGGGCTGCGGACCAGCGGCCTCGCCGTGCTGCAGACCGGGCAGGCGCTGGCGAAGCTCGCGTCCTCGGTGCTGTTCGGCGCGGCCTGGACGCTGTGGGGCATGCGGCCCGCGCTGTACCTCGCGGCGGGAGCGCTGGCGGTGGTGGTGGTCGCGGCGCTGATCGTCCGGCCGCTGCGCGCGGAAAGGGGAGCGGTATGA
- a CDS encoding discoidin domain-containing protein, which translates to MSRSALLKGLPIALAALLAQSVVAASGETVAETLLSHQKPTTTSSVENATFGGGLAVDGDTTTRWASAEGSDPQWIAVDLGGPARITRVKLNWEAAHASAYQLQVSADGSAWTTVKSVTGSDGAIDELTGLDAAARHVRVLGTQRATSYGYSLWELEVHGSRTGGGDIEAPSAPSGLKATSATTDAITLAWTPATDNVGVTGYEVLRNGNVVGTSTTAGFTDTNLASGTTFTYAVRARDAAGNLSAPSASVQASTQPGNGTGGTVFVIAGDIAKRELPSEHSKTAELVAGIKPQHVLTVGDNQYDNGTLSEFRAYYDKTWGKFKSITKPTPGNHEWYDQLKGYKAYFGSIATPQGKPYYSFDVGDFHFVALDSDPVTDGNHAEQVTWLKQDLAKNTKSCVVGYWHHPRFNSGEYGDNKAIAPLWDEMVKARADVVFGGHDHHYERIKPLNSQGRVDEANGVRSAIVGIGGDSLYTQIKPRDGVEKSFAKHGVMKFVTSGKTYSWEIIGTDGKLLDKAGPYTCR; encoded by the coding sequence ATGAGCCGATCCGCCCTGCTGAAGGGGCTGCCGATAGCGCTGGCCGCCCTGCTGGCCCAGTCGGTGGTCGCCGCGAGCGGCGAGACCGTCGCGGAAACCCTGCTGTCCCACCAGAAACCCACCACCACCTCGTCGGTGGAGAACGCCACCTTCGGCGGCGGGCTCGCCGTCGACGGTGACACCACCACCCGCTGGGCGAGCGCGGAGGGCAGCGATCCACAGTGGATCGCGGTCGATCTCGGCGGGCCCGCGCGGATCACCCGCGTGAAGCTGAACTGGGAGGCCGCCCACGCCAGCGCGTACCAGCTCCAGGTCTCCGCCGACGGCAGCGCGTGGACCACGGTCAAGTCGGTCACCGGCTCGGACGGCGCGATCGACGAGCTCACCGGCCTGGACGCCGCGGCCCGGCACGTGCGCGTGCTCGGCACGCAGCGCGCCACCAGCTACGGGTACTCGCTGTGGGAGCTGGAGGTCCACGGCTCGCGCACCGGTGGTGGTGACATCGAGGCGCCGAGCGCGCCGTCCGGGTTGAAGGCCACCTCGGCCACCACCGACGCGATCACCCTGGCCTGGACGCCCGCCACCGACAACGTCGGCGTCACCGGGTACGAGGTGCTCCGCAACGGCAACGTCGTCGGCACCAGCACCACCGCCGGGTTCACCGACACGAACCTCGCCTCCGGCACCACGTTCACCTACGCGGTGCGTGCCCGCGACGCCGCGGGCAATCTGTCGGCGCCGAGCGCGTCGGTGCAGGCGAGCACCCAGCCGGGCAACGGCACCGGCGGCACGGTTTTTGTCATCGCCGGGGACATCGCCAAGCGCGAACTGCCGTCCGAGCACTCGAAGACCGCCGAACTGGTCGCGGGCATCAAGCCGCAGCACGTGCTGACCGTCGGTGACAACCAGTACGACAACGGCACGCTGAGCGAGTTCAGGGCCTACTACGACAAGACCTGGGGCAAGTTCAAAAGCATCACCAAGCCCACTCCCGGCAACCACGAGTGGTACGACCAGCTCAAGGGGTACAAGGCGTACTTCGGCTCGATCGCCACGCCGCAGGGCAAGCCGTACTACAGCTTCGACGTCGGTGACTTCCACTTCGTCGCGCTCGACTCCGATCCGGTGACCGACGGCAACCACGCCGAGCAGGTCACGTGGCTCAAGCAGGACCTGGCCAAGAACACGAAGTCGTGCGTGGTCGGCTACTGGCACCACCCGCGGTTCAACTCGGGCGAGTACGGCGACAACAAGGCCATCGCGCCGCTGTGGGACGAGATGGTCAAGGCCAGGGCCGACGTGGTCTTCGGCGGGCACGACCACCACTACGAGCGGATCAAGCCGCTGAACTCGCAGGGCCGGGTGGACGAGGCGAACGGCGTGCGGTCGGCGATCGTCGGCATCGGCGGTGACAGCCTGTACACGCAGATCAAGCCGCGCGATGGCGTGGAGAAGTCGTTCGCCAAGCACGGCGTGATGAAGTTCGTGACCAGCGGCAAGACCTACTCGTGGGAGATCATCGGCACCGACGGGAAGCTCCTCGACAAGGCCGGTCCCTACACCTGCCGCTGA
- a CDS encoding VOC family protein, with translation MIKNLSHAGIYVLDHESAKEFYTAKLGFEVRQDVRMDGRFRWLTVGLPGQPELEFTLMEPGPPQHDPETEKQLRELIAKGVLGMGVFETEDCRKTHEVLSARGVNFLSEPADRPYGVECLFRDDSGNWFSLTERREFDPGKDWGFGETG, from the coding sequence ATGATCAAGAATTTGTCGCACGCCGGCATCTACGTGCTGGACCACGAATCGGCCAAGGAGTTCTACACCGCGAAGCTCGGTTTCGAGGTGCGCCAGGACGTGCGCATGGACGGCCGGTTCCGCTGGCTGACCGTGGGCCTGCCCGGGCAGCCGGAGCTGGAGTTCACCCTGATGGAACCCGGTCCGCCGCAGCACGACCCGGAAACCGAGAAGCAGCTGCGCGAACTGATCGCCAAGGGCGTGCTCGGCATGGGCGTGTTCGAGACCGAGGACTGCCGCAAGACCCACGAGGTGCTTTCCGCGCGCGGGGTGAACTTCCTGTCCGAACCGGCTGACCGACCGTACGGAGTGGAATGTCTGTTCCGTGATGACTCCGGGAACTGGTTCAGTCTCACCGAGCGACGGGAATTCGATCCCGGCAAGGACTGGGGCTTCGGCGAGACCGGTTGA
- a CDS encoding helix-turn-helix domain-containing protein: protein MTGRADAIGHLRRAKDRIDARYAEQLDVDQLARVAGWSREHFIRTFAAAFGETPGAYLARRRIERAQDLLRSVNLTVTEVCHLVGYSSLGTFSRRFTEITGESPTAYRARTREHAPPPVPGCYLMMWTRPAGFGGNRDESGKDVTSG, encoded by the coding sequence GTGACCGGGCGCGCTGATGCGATAGGGCACCTTCGCCGGGCGAAGGACCGCATCGACGCGCGTTACGCCGAGCAGCTCGACGTGGACCAGCTCGCCCGGGTGGCGGGCTGGTCCCGCGAGCACTTCATCCGCACCTTCGCCGCGGCCTTCGGGGAGACGCCCGGTGCGTACCTGGCGCGGCGAAGGATCGAGCGGGCGCAGGATCTGCTCCGCTCGGTGAACCTGACCGTGACGGAGGTGTGCCACCTGGTCGGCTATTCGAGCCTCGGCACATTCAGCCGTCGCTTCACCGAAATCACCGGGGAAAGCCCGACGGCCTACCGCGCGCGTACGCGCGAGCACGCACCGCCGCCGGTTCCCGGTTGTTACCTGATGATGTGGACCAGGCCGGCCGGGTTCGGCGGGAACCGCGACGAGTCCGGAAAGGACGTCACTTCCGGATAA
- the polA gene encoding DNA polymerase I yields the protein MSPAENTQVANDTPRLLLIDGHSMAYRAFFAVPADRFRTTTGQVTNAVFGFTSMLINLLRDEQPTHLAVAFDLSRQTFRSEAYAEYKAGRSATPDDFKGQVALVKDVLGVLGIPILTKENYEADDIIATLTTQSEALGYQVLICTGDRDALQLVTDSVTVLYPRKGVSDLVRFDPAAVADKYGLSPAQYPDFAALRGDPSDNLPGIPGVGEKTATKWIQQFGSLDELIDRVDEVKGKAGDALRAHLSSVALNRQLTELVREVPLETTPPELELKPWDRDAVHRLFDELEFRVLRDRLFATLSSAEPEADEGFDVTGAALEPGQIGGWLAEHAAAGTTTGLSFRTTGASVSADVQSIAFAAEDGAGAYVDLSTLDETDEKTLVAWLADEKAGKCGHALKVAVHGLRARGWRLAGLRTDTELAAYLVRPGQRSFELDDLTLRYLSRELRSDAGEGDGQLSLLDGEEGADAKIVQAELVRARAISELAGALHEELGKMNGTKLLDEIELPLFEVINELEAAGIAVDVEQLTELEAHYANRVHQAADAAYEVIGKQINLGSPKQLQVVLFDELQMPKTKRTKTGYTTDADALQTLFEKTEHPFLQHLLEHRDATRLRTTVEGLIKSIADDRRIHTTLYQTIAATGRLSSTEPNLQNIPIRTEEGRRIRDAFVVGEGYTDLMTADYSQIEMRIMAHLSEDAALIESFQSGFDFHAATAAKVFGVEPGEVTGAQRAKIKAMNYGLAYGLSAYGLSAQLRISTEEARGLMDDYFAGFGGVRDYLQSVVVEAGKVGYTETIFGRRRYLPDLNSDNRQRREMAERMALNAPIQGSAADIIKVAMLNVHRGLTEAKLRSRVLLQVHDELVLEVADGEHDELEALVRKEMGAAYELAVPLEVSVGYGRSWNDAAH from the coding sequence GTGAGCCCAGCCGAGAACACCCAAGTAGCGAACGACACACCCCGCCTGTTGCTCATCGACGGGCACTCGATGGCGTACCGCGCCTTCTTCGCGGTACCCGCCGACCGGTTCCGCACCACCACCGGCCAGGTCACCAACGCGGTGTTCGGGTTCACCTCGATGCTGATCAACCTGCTGCGCGACGAGCAGCCCACCCATCTCGCGGTGGCGTTCGACCTGTCGCGCCAGACCTTCCGCTCGGAGGCCTACGCCGAGTACAAGGCGGGCCGCTCGGCCACCCCGGACGACTTCAAGGGGCAGGTCGCGCTGGTCAAGGACGTGCTGGGGGTGCTCGGCATCCCGATCCTGACCAAGGAGAACTACGAAGCCGACGACATCATCGCCACGCTGACCACGCAGTCGGAGGCGCTCGGTTACCAGGTGCTCATCTGCACCGGCGACCGCGACGCCCTGCAGCTGGTCACCGACTCGGTCACCGTGCTCTACCCGCGCAAGGGCGTCTCGGACCTGGTGCGCTTCGACCCGGCGGCGGTGGCGGACAAGTACGGCCTCAGCCCGGCCCAGTACCCGGACTTCGCCGCGCTGCGCGGGGACCCGTCGGACAACCTGCCCGGCATCCCCGGCGTGGGGGAGAAGACGGCGACCAAGTGGATCCAGCAGTTCGGTTCGCTCGACGAGCTGATCGACCGGGTGGACGAGGTCAAGGGCAAGGCCGGGGACGCGCTGCGCGCGCACCTCAGCTCGGTCGCGCTGAACCGCCAGCTCACCGAGCTGGTGCGCGAGGTGCCGCTGGAGACCACCCCGCCGGAGCTGGAGCTCAAGCCGTGGGACCGCGACGCGGTGCACCGGCTGTTCGACGAGCTGGAGTTCCGCGTGCTGCGGGACAGGCTGTTCGCCACGCTGTCCAGTGCCGAGCCGGAGGCCGACGAGGGCTTCGACGTCACCGGTGCCGCGCTGGAGCCGGGCCAGATCGGCGGCTGGCTCGCCGAGCACGCGGCCGCTGGCACCACCACCGGGCTGTCCTTCCGCACCACCGGCGCCTCGGTCAGCGCCGACGTGCAGTCCATCGCGTTCGCCGCCGAGGACGGGGCCGGTGCCTACGTCGATCTGTCCACTCTGGACGAAACCGACGAGAAGACGCTGGTGGCCTGGCTCGCCGACGAGAAGGCGGGCAAGTGCGGGCACGCGCTGAAGGTGGCCGTGCACGGCCTGCGCGCGCGTGGCTGGCGGCTGGCCGGGCTGCGCACCGACACCGAGCTGGCGGCCTACCTGGTCCGGCCGGGGCAGCGCTCGTTCGAGCTGGACGACCTGACCCTGCGCTACCTCAGCCGCGAGCTGCGTTCGGACGCCGGTGAGGGTGACGGCCAGCTTTCGCTGCTCGACGGCGAAGAAGGCGCCGACGCCAAGATCGTGCAGGCCGAGCTGGTGCGCGCGCGGGCGATCTCCGAGCTGGCCGGCGCGCTGCACGAGGAACTCGGCAAGATGAACGGCACCAAGCTGCTCGACGAGATCGAGCTGCCGCTGTTCGAGGTGATCAACGAGCTGGAAGCGGCGGGCATCGCGGTCGACGTCGAGCAGCTCACCGAGCTGGAGGCGCACTACGCGAACCGCGTGCACCAGGCCGCCGACGCCGCCTACGAGGTGATCGGCAAGCAGATCAACCTCGGTTCGCCGAAGCAGTTGCAGGTGGTGCTGTTCGACGAGCTGCAGATGCCGAAGACCAAGCGCACCAAGACCGGTTACACCACCGACGCGGACGCGCTGCAGACGCTGTTCGAGAAGACCGAGCACCCGTTCCTGCAGCACCTGCTCGAGCACCGCGACGCCACCCGGCTGCGCACCACGGTGGAGGGGCTGATCAAGTCCATCGCGGACGACCGCCGCATCCACACCACGCTGTACCAGACCATCGCGGCCACCGGGCGGCTGTCGTCCACCGAGCCGAACCTGCAGAACATCCCGATCCGCACCGAGGAGGGCCGCCGCATCCGCGACGCCTTCGTGGTCGGCGAGGGCTACACCGACCTGATGACCGCGGACTACAGCCAGATCGAGATGCGGATCATGGCGCACCTGTCCGAGGACGCGGCGCTGATCGAGTCCTTCCAGTCCGGGTTCGACTTCCACGCGGCCACCGCGGCGAAGGTGTTCGGAGTGGAGCCGGGCGAGGTCACCGGCGCGCAGCGGGCCAAGATCAAGGCGATGAACTACGGCCTGGCGTACGGGTTGTCGGCGTACGGGCTGTCCGCGCAGCTGCGGATCTCCACCGAGGAGGCGCGGGGCCTGATGGACGACTACTTCGCCGGGTTCGGCGGGGTGCGCGACTACCTGCAGTCGGTGGTGGTGGAGGCGGGCAAGGTCGGCTACACCGAGACCATCTTCGGCCGCCGCCGTTACCTGCCCGACCTGAACAGCGACAACCGGCAGCGGCGCGAGATGGCCGAGCGGATGGCGCTCAACGCGCCGATCCAGGGCAGCGCGGCGGACATCATCAAGGTCGCCATGCTCAACGTGCACCGCGGCCTGACCGAGGCCAAGCTGCGCAGCCGGGTGCTGCTCCAGGTGCACGACGAACTCGTGCTGGAAGTCGCCGACGGCGAGCACGACGAGCTGGAAGCGTTGGTGCGCAAGGAAATGGGCGCCGCCTACGAACTCGCGGTGCCGCTCGAGGTCTCGGTCGGCTACGGCCGCTCCTGGAACGATGCAGCGCACTGA
- a CDS encoding PaaI family thioesterase: MFQIDPRWAQQQLNDKVGMKLLEVTTERVVGTIPVEGNLQPYGLLHGGANAVLAEALGSTLAAVNAGPDRAAVGLELSCTHHRGVREGLVTGVATPLHVGRSTITVEIVLTDDAGKRTCTARLTCAVRDRPPGS, encoded by the coding sequence ATGTTCCAGATCGATCCGCGCTGGGCGCAGCAGCAGCTCAACGACAAGGTCGGCATGAAGCTGCTGGAAGTGACCACCGAGCGCGTGGTCGGCACGATCCCCGTCGAGGGCAACCTGCAGCCGTACGGCCTGCTGCACGGCGGTGCCAACGCGGTGCTCGCCGAGGCGCTGGGCTCGACGCTGGCGGCGGTCAACGCCGGGCCGGACCGCGCCGCGGTCGGGCTCGAGCTGTCGTGCACCCACCACCGCGGCGTGCGGGAGGGCCTGGTCACCGGGGTGGCGACGCCGCTGCACGTCGGCCGCAGCACGATCACCGTGGAGATCGTGCTGACCGACGACGCGGGCAAGCGCACCTGCACGGCCCGGCTGACCTGCGCGGTACGGGACCGCCCGCCGGGCTCCTGA